From the Arthrobacter sp. PM3 genome, one window contains:
- a CDS encoding DUF4082 domain-containing protein, whose protein sequence is MSVSSAGRTLKTLQRIVIPLALALVAALLPAGAPAILLPMANAADPCSPLLNAVACENSKPGSPPSEWDITGAGDSDIQGFATDISVNAGQPIKFKVDTTASNYTIAIYRTGWYQGLGARKIADVTPSAFRQQQPQCLSDLTTELYDCGTWAVSATWQVPATAVSGVYFALLTRPDNGNQSHITFVVRSDASHSDVVFQTSDTSWQAYNDYGGSDFYQGAQNGRAYKVSYNRPVNTRGGIGGRDFYFSNEYPLVRFLEKNGYDVSYISGVDTDRNGAALLNHKVFLSVGHDEYWSGPQRANVEAARDAGVNLQFLSGNEVYWRTRLEPSPVDGAAARTITTYKETWANAKIDPSTQWTGTWRDPRFAAQSNGGGLPENGLTGTMYMSNYTDLPITVSAAEGKSRLWRNTSLATLPSGGSAQLAPHTVGYESDEDLDNGFRPAGLIRLSTTTGPVDQYLQDFGTTVRPGTTTHHMTMYRAASGALVFSAGTVQWTWGLDEVHDGDGAPADPRMQQAQINLLADMGAQPATRDTALAAASPSSDKTAPAVTISAPVEGATVPHGTSVTVSGTASDTGGIVAGVEVSTDGGSTWHPAQGTQSWSYTYIQKGLATATIKVRAVDDSANIGTPATRNLQLTGPYTVFGQQIPAVPDSQDGGAYELGMIVTPSVDGFISGARFYKSTANTGTHTASLWSATGQRLATATFASETASGWQKVLFSQAVAVTAGQKYTVSYTAPSGHYASKDYQWASFGFQDPPLTVAGGFGSQPAGVYGSPGSFPVNSFGNGNYFVDAMFDTVDNTPLTASGQWPLDGSSSVPQSTTVGAVFSKPVTASTAKLTLTANGSPVAGTTNYDSTTRKITFTPSASLDLGTTYTATLSATATSGGTLTGSSTWSFTTVVSPPTPGTCPCSLYDDSVLPGIQEVRDGVPLTLGVRFSSTAAGNVTGVRFYKSAGNTGTHSGTLFTAAGQQLATVTFANESTSGWQTANFNQPVAITANTEYIIAYKSTTGSYSATLNGFGPGLSVGNLRTASDAGAYSYTNDFPSARSNASYLVDVVVQYPDPPFVAGAQSPLPGASSIPLATTIAATLSKPAAASSVHLTLTGPNSASVAGTTTYDSSTGKVTFTPTSPLAAGAAFTATLTATSTTGQTLGDGGTWTFTTVPPARTDGVCPCTLYQDTVTPSVMEFNDGVPLTLGVRFASDSSGQITGIRYYKSAGNVGTHTGALYTTGGQQLATVTFAGESTAGWQTATFSQPVDIAANTEYVAAYRTPNGVYSATPGGLSSGITSGPLHASAGAYTYNGDFPSNSSSASYLVDVDFVKTVPPLTVTSQVPAAGSTDFPLAAKPSITFSAAIAAGFTFGLSANGAAVAGTSALSADGRTITYSPAQPLPAATVLTASVSNVVSTQGATLAPLTWQFTTSNPSGPQQTLFGSLLPAVSAVTGDTSSIELGTAFSVSTAGSATGVRFYKGATNTGTHVGTLWNDAGDKLAQVTFANETASGWQTASFSAPVALTPGQRYVVSYVAPSGNYASTSAFFAEPWINGALTASGPNNGLFSYGAGGAVPVNSWNATNYFVDIVFAPAP, encoded by the coding sequence ATGTCTGTATCCTCAGCCGGCCGCACGCTGAAAACTCTTCAGCGGATCGTCATCCCCCTCGCTCTCGCTCTGGTTGCAGCGCTCTTGCCCGCCGGGGCACCGGCAATCTTGCTGCCGATGGCCAACGCCGCGGATCCTTGCTCCCCGCTCCTGAACGCTGTGGCATGTGAAAATTCGAAACCCGGAAGCCCGCCATCGGAATGGGACATTACTGGCGCCGGCGATTCGGATATCCAGGGGTTCGCGACCGACATCAGCGTCAATGCGGGACAGCCCATCAAATTCAAGGTGGACACCACCGCATCCAACTACACGATCGCCATCTACCGGACCGGCTGGTATCAGGGACTCGGTGCCCGCAAGATTGCCGATGTCACCCCGTCCGCATTTCGCCAGCAGCAGCCTCAATGCCTGTCCGACCTCACCACCGAACTCTATGACTGCGGAACGTGGGCGGTGTCCGCAACCTGGCAGGTGCCCGCCACGGCCGTCTCGGGCGTGTACTTTGCCTTGCTGACGAGGCCCGACAACGGCAACCAAAGCCATATCACCTTTGTGGTCCGCTCCGACGCGAGCCATTCCGACGTCGTCTTCCAGACTTCCGACACCTCATGGCAGGCCTACAACGACTACGGCGGCTCGGATTTCTACCAGGGCGCACAGAACGGCCGGGCCTACAAGGTCAGCTACAACCGTCCGGTGAACACGCGTGGCGGCATCGGCGGACGGGACTTCTATTTCAGCAACGAATACCCCCTCGTCCGTTTCCTGGAGAAGAACGGCTACGACGTCAGCTACATCAGCGGGGTGGACACCGACCGGAACGGGGCCGCCCTACTCAACCACAAGGTCTTCCTCTCCGTAGGCCACGACGAATACTGGTCCGGACCGCAGCGCGCCAACGTGGAGGCGGCCCGGGATGCCGGCGTGAACCTGCAGTTCCTCTCCGGCAATGAAGTCTACTGGCGCACCCGGCTGGAGCCCTCGCCGGTGGACGGCGCAGCAGCGCGGACCATCACGACCTACAAGGAAACCTGGGCCAACGCCAAGATCGATCCCAGCACGCAGTGGACCGGTACCTGGCGGGATCCGCGGTTCGCTGCCCAGTCCAACGGCGGAGGCCTCCCCGAAAATGGTCTGACGGGGACTATGTACATGTCGAATTACACCGACCTGCCCATCACCGTCAGCGCGGCCGAAGGCAAATCCCGGCTCTGGCGCAACACGTCCCTGGCGACGCTTCCGAGCGGAGGCTCGGCGCAGCTGGCACCCCACACAGTAGGGTACGAATCCGACGAAGACCTGGACAACGGGTTCCGGCCGGCGGGGCTGATCCGGCTCTCGACCACCACGGGCCCTGTCGATCAGTATCTTCAGGACTTTGGCACCACAGTTCGGCCCGGCACCACCACGCACCACATGACCATGTACCGGGCAGCCAGCGGCGCACTCGTCTTCTCCGCCGGCACAGTCCAGTGGACGTGGGGCCTGGACGAAGTCCATGACGGCGACGGCGCCCCCGCGGATCCGCGGATGCAGCAGGCCCAGATCAACCTCCTTGCAGACATGGGCGCCCAGCCCGCCACCCGCGATACCGCTCTGGCAGCGGCATCGCCCAGCAGTGACAAGACGGCCCCGGCCGTGACGATATCCGCACCGGTAGAGGGGGCCACGGTTCCGCACGGGACCAGCGTCACCGTGTCCGGAACGGCCAGTGACACCGGCGGCATCGTGGCCGGAGTCGAAGTCTCCACCGACGGCGGCAGCACGTGGCATCCTGCCCAGGGAACGCAAAGCTGGTCCTACACCTACATCCAGAAAGGCCTCGCAACCGCCACCATCAAGGTGCGCGCCGTGGATGACAGCGCCAACATCGGCACGCCCGCCACCCGTAACCTTCAACTCACCGGGCCCTACACGGTCTTCGGCCAGCAGATTCCAGCGGTGCCCGATTCCCAGGACGGCGGCGCCTACGAACTCGGCATGATCGTCACCCCCAGCGTCGACGGCTTCATCTCCGGGGCGCGCTTCTACAAGAGCACCGCCAACACCGGCACGCACACCGCGTCGCTGTGGTCCGCCACAGGCCAACGGCTCGCGACGGCCACGTTCGCATCAGAGACGGCGTCCGGCTGGCAGAAAGTTCTCTTCAGCCAGGCTGTAGCGGTCACCGCCGGCCAGAAGTACACCGTTTCCTACACGGCACCGAGCGGCCACTATGCCAGCAAGGATTACCAGTGGGCCAGCTTCGGGTTCCAGGATCCGCCGCTGACCGTTGCGGGCGGGTTCGGCAGCCAGCCGGCCGGCGTCTACGGCAGCCCGGGGTCCTTCCCTGTAAACAGTTTCGGGAACGGTAACTACTTCGTGGACGCAATGTTCGACACCGTGGACAACACGCCCCTCACCGCGTCGGGTCAGTGGCCACTGGACGGCTCTTCGAGCGTCCCGCAAAGCACCACCGTGGGAGCGGTCTTCTCCAAGCCGGTTACGGCGTCCACGGCAAAGCTCACGCTGACAGCCAACGGGTCACCGGTTGCAGGCACCACAAACTACGACTCGACCACCCGCAAGATCACCTTCACGCCCTCGGCAAGCCTCGACCTTGGCACGACCTACACCGCCACTTTGAGCGCCACAGCGACGAGCGGCGGCACACTGACCGGCAGCAGCACATGGTCCTTCACCACTGTCGTCTCACCGCCGACACCGGGGACCTGCCCCTGCAGCCTCTACGATGACTCCGTCCTGCCGGGAATCCAGGAGGTCCGGGACGGGGTACCGCTGACCCTCGGCGTCCGCTTCTCCAGCACCGCGGCCGGAAATGTCACCGGCGTCCGCTTCTACAAGTCCGCGGGCAACACCGGCACTCACAGCGGCACGCTGTTCACGGCGGCCGGACAGCAACTCGCCACCGTCACATTCGCCAATGAAAGCACCTCCGGCTGGCAGACGGCCAACTTCAACCAGCCCGTCGCCATAACGGCCAACACCGAGTACATCATTGCCTACAAGAGCACCACCGGCTCGTACTCGGCGACACTGAACGGCTTTGGTCCCGGGCTGAGCGTCGGAAACCTCAGAACCGCCTCCGACGCCGGGGCGTACTCCTACACCAACGACTTCCCAAGTGCGCGCTCCAATGCCAGCTACCTCGTCGACGTCGTTGTCCAGTATCCGGACCCGCCGTTCGTGGCCGGTGCCCAGTCGCCGCTGCCCGGTGCGTCCAGCATTCCCCTGGCCACGACCATCGCCGCGACGCTGTCCAAACCGGCTGCCGCGTCCAGCGTGCACCTTACTTTGACGGGCCCGAACTCCGCCAGTGTCGCCGGGACCACCACTTACGACTCGTCCACCGGCAAGGTGACCTTCACCCCCACTTCACCCTTGGCGGCGGGGGCTGCTTTCACCGCCACCCTGACCGCGACGTCGACCACCGGACAGACGCTCGGTGACGGGGGTACCTGGACCTTTACGACCGTCCCCCCGGCACGGACGGACGGAGTCTGCCCGTGCACTCTGTACCAGGACACCGTGACCCCCAGCGTGATGGAATTCAATGACGGAGTGCCGCTGACCCTCGGCGTACGCTTCGCCAGCGACTCATCGGGCCAGATCACCGGCATCCGCTACTACAAGTCGGCGGGCAACGTGGGAACGCACACCGGGGCCCTGTACACCACGGGCGGCCAACAGCTGGCCACCGTCACATTCGCCGGAGAGTCGACAGCCGGATGGCAGACTGCCACGTTCAGCCAGCCCGTGGACATTGCAGCCAACACGGAGTACGTGGCTGCTTACCGCACGCCCAACGGAGTCTACTCGGCGACGCCGGGCGGCTTGAGTTCCGGTATCACCAGCGGGCCGCTCCACGCATCAGCCGGCGCCTACACCTACAACGGCGATTTTCCGTCGAACTCTTCGAGCGCGAGCTACCTCGTGGACGTGGACTTCGTCAAGACGGTTCCGCCGCTAACCGTTACATCCCAGGTACCGGCCGCAGGCTCCACGGACTTCCCCCTGGCAGCGAAACCGTCGATTACCTTCTCCGCGGCCATCGCGGCAGGCTTCACGTTCGGGCTCTCTGCCAATGGTGCCGCCGTTGCCGGCACCTCGGCCCTGTCGGCCGACGGACGGACCATCACCTATTCCCCGGCTCAGCCACTGCCGGCAGCCACGGTGCTGACAGCCAGCGTGAGCAACGTGGTCTCCACGCAAGGGGCCACCCTGGCCCCGCTCACGTGGCAGTTCACCACCTCTAATCCGTCCGGCCCGCAACAAACCCTGTTCGGGTCGCT